The candidate division WOR-3 bacterium genomic sequence GTGCAACAGCCAGTCGCGGGTCGAGAATATCCGGCCCCGTGCCGCTTCCGGCACCGACTCATGCAGCAGAGTGTCCATGCCGATGTAGACCGGTGACAGCGCCAGGCCGGCGATGAAGACGAGGGGCGCGACCGGCGCAAATGACCTGGAGACCGCGAGCCCTGCTCCCACCAACCCGAGCACGAGAAATGAGGTCAGCATCACAATGTGCTTCTTGAGCTTATGTCCGAGCAGCCCGTAGCCCATCGACGAGAGCACCAGGCCGACCGAGCCGATAGCACCGACGAAACCTACGCCCTGCGTCCCGAGCCCGAGCCCCGCGCCAAGTTCCTTCGCCCCCTGGATAATCGGGATGTAGAGCACGAAGACCGCCGCGCCCAGGATGACCATCATGACTACCGAGCAGTAGACGAAGAGCACCGACGGCTGTCCGCGCACCAGGTTGAAGGCCTCCCTGACCTCATGAATCATGCGCGCCTGCTGGGTGATGAAGAGCTTGACCTCTTCACCCTGACGCCGGGCGAGGATGCTCTGGTGCCACTTGCTCCCCAATCGCCTGAAGATGATGAGAAGGGCGAAGACCGAAACCATGTAGCTCAGAGCGTCGATGTAGAATCCCGCGGTCCACGCCGGCTTGATGCCGACGTGCGCCCACCACTTCCAGTCCACGATGAGACCGCCGAGGAACATCCCGAGGAAAGTCGCGACTCGTCCGACAAAGCTCATGAACGAGTTCGCTCCCAGCAGATGGTCAGAGCCCACGAGGTTCGGGATAATGGACATCCGCGAGGTGTTGAAGAAGAGCCCACAGAGAAAGACGAGGAAGGCGATGGTGTAGATCAGGTAGAGATTCGAGGTCGCGAGCGCGACCAGTGGCACCGCCAGCACCAGTATCGTCCGCAGCGAGTCGCAAACCACCATCACCTTGCGCCGGTCCCACCGGTCCACGAGGATGCCGGCGAGCGGTCCGAACAAGACGACCGGCAGCGCGACGATGACCGACAGAT encodes the following:
- a CDS encoding MFS transporter, producing MNTRCRVTVGSEAEIDKEEQGSSLIQPGGPLDMETETLSAESEIAETVAEAARTKGKSQLWSVLKNAEFQIFTWSQAVSLFGDKLDYMALLAMIAFYADKYGWQSSRAISYLSVIVALPVVLFGPLAGILVDRWDRRKVMVVCDSLRTILVLAVPLVALATSNLYLIYTIAFLVFLCGLFFNTSRMSIIPNLVGSDHLLGANSFMSFVGRVATFLGMFLGGLIVDWKWWAHVGIKPAWTAGFYIDALSYMVSVFALLIIFRRLGSKWHQSILARRQGEEVKLFITQQARMIHEVREAFNLVRGQPSVLFVYCSVVMMVILGAAVFVLYIPIIQGAKELGAGLGLGTQGVGFVGAIGSVGLVLSSMGYGLLGHKLKKHIVMLTSFLVLGLVGAGLAVSRSFAPVAPLVFIAGLALSPVYIGMDTLLHESVPEAARGRIFSTRDWLLHLAFAVSAFVIGQMTNFVSTRRLLFAVSAIIAVASIVGFLLTRGKKVG